A genomic window from Leptolyngbya sp. BL0902 includes:
- a CDS encoding circadian clock protein KaiA — protein sequence MVAPLQIYILARSRESLAEAGQLLSPDRFVVCLGTTVEESLVQLRDRGAQIDCLVTEDALLKPWLPALAEAGILLPVVVVASAADPSDHSLTHQPWAEVYHSAVVVLSSDHLGQLEAAITRAIQQFLALPASPVLPPIAAAAAIPELLSAQQGRLTDKLKARLGYLGVYYKRNPEYFLRNMSQVDRDALLNQLKIDYRKIVLGYFSNDANLNPNIDAFVNQAFMADVSVSLIVEMHMDLMDEFSKQLKLEGRSEEILLDYRLTLIDVIAHLCEMYRRSIPREP from the coding sequence TTGGTTGCACCCTTACAGATCTATATCCTTGCTCGGTCTCGGGAGTCGCTGGCTGAGGCGGGGCAGCTTTTATCGCCCGACCGATTTGTGGTGTGCTTGGGCACCACCGTGGAGGAGAGTCTGGTGCAGTTGCGAGATCGAGGCGCTCAAATTGACTGCCTCGTCACCGAAGATGCCCTGCTGAAACCCTGGCTGCCCGCCTTGGCCGAGGCGGGCATTTTGCTGCCCGTAGTGGTGGTTGCTTCAGCGGCGGATCCCTCCGACCATAGCTTGACCCACCAGCCCTGGGCCGAGGTCTACCACAGTGCCGTTGTGGTTCTGTCCAGCGACCACCTCGGCCAACTGGAAGCCGCCATCACCCGCGCCATTCAGCAGTTTTTGGCATTGCCCGCCAGCCCTGTCCTACCGCCTATTGCGGCGGCGGCAGCTATTCCCGAACTGCTGAGTGCCCAGCAGGGGCGTCTCACCGACAAGCTCAAGGCCCGCCTGGGCTACCTTGGCGTTTACTACAAGCGTAATCCCGAATACTTCCTCCGCAATATGAGTCAGGTTGACCGTGACGCGCTTCTCAACCAGCTCAAAATTGACTACCGCAAGATTGTGCTGGGTTATTTTTCCAACGACGCCAACCTCAATCCCAACATTGATGCCTTTGTGAATCAAGCCTTCATGGCGGATGTTTCGGTATCGCTGATTGTGGAAATGCACATGGATTTGATGGATGAGTTCTCCAAGCAGCTTAAGCTGGAGGGGCGCAGTGAGGAAATTTTGCTGGATTACCGTCTCACCCTGATTGATGTGATCGCCCACCTCTGTGAAATGTATCGCCGCTCTATTCCTAGAGAGCCCTAG
- a CDS encoding sensor histidine kinase, whose protein sequence is MASSSSSQPSSPPSPEPPALGLWPWLMAVPSYPPTATLAQVVADLAQRGGSPWPSHIIVVDNHQRPQGALALGWLWVRQQGEDPAAVDLQACLAHLEPVTAILADTDPNDLGRAQMALSASCWVGVDAEGTYRGTVNRLALVDQGYGLSAGRAVDHRRLRAASDQEQQWVMAIGHALKNPLTSLLGLSTLLLDHRVGPLNDRQARYATLMRRAIRKLIRLVNQLVDWMRLEAGQIDLETETLDLRALTETLLPTFLTSWLPDAVAPPPWMATFSCSLPAHLPALKADQRRVQQSLYGVLGYLLHRGATPQTLTLEPWGSWVGLTIRAEAPDADVPASIPWTVTLGVEVDSLETLGLALARRLCQQQGGDLVGFCSPLDGYHITLLFPPDRSQAEARAGGDTGLEHLVLLVSTNGNQVRALQEYRTDQTIRLLLATGWEEAMDLAQRLTPSLVLLDQPSLVDLPPNPLAILAQMMPRPDSLVMVNSADSLALALATLSRPSPVREIVPPPLPATPTPSPPTLLILAYRGRSSREPGTLDTDWQATLQRQRCRLVQADDLVQARLLCRVWQPQAIVLTGGEGFTTEDWDWVVQCPELMERPWITLSALTGPVPAGLVVVDGAQILAPSTPEDLVHLIQMLETTQG, encoded by the coding sequence ATGGCGTCGTCGTCTTCGTCCCAGCCGTCTTCACCCCCTAGCCCAGAACCTCCAGCTTTGGGGCTGTGGCCTTGGCTGATGGCGGTACCCAGCTATCCACCCACCGCCACCCTCGCCCAGGTGGTGGCCGATCTGGCCCAGCGGGGAGGATCCCCATGGCCTAGCCACATCATTGTGGTAGACAATCATCAGCGCCCCCAGGGAGCTTTGGCCTTGGGCTGGTTGTGGGTGCGCCAGCAAGGGGAAGATCCCGCCGCCGTGGATCTTCAGGCTTGTTTGGCCCACCTAGAACCCGTGACCGCTATCCTCGCCGATACCGATCCTAACGACCTGGGGCGGGCGCAAATGGCTCTGTCTGCCTCCTGCTGGGTGGGAGTGGACGCCGAGGGCACCTATCGAGGCACCGTGAATCGGCTCGCCTTGGTTGATCAGGGGTATGGGCTGTCGGCGGGGCGGGCTGTCGATCACCGTCGGCTACGGGCCGCCTCAGATCAAGAGCAGCAGTGGGTCATGGCCATTGGCCATGCCCTCAAAAACCCCCTCACGTCCCTATTGGGGCTGTCTACCCTGCTGTTAGATCATCGGGTTGGCCCCCTCAACGACCGTCAGGCCCGCTATGCCACCTTGATGCGGCGGGCCATTCGCAAGCTGATCCGCCTTGTGAATCAACTGGTGGACTGGATGCGCCTGGAGGCAGGGCAAATTGACCTTGAGACGGAGACCCTAGACCTGCGAGCCTTAACGGAAACCCTGCTGCCTACATTTCTCACCAGTTGGCTGCCCGATGCCGTTGCCCCTCCGCCCTGGATGGCTACCTTTAGCTGCTCTCTGCCCGCCCACCTGCCTGCCCTCAAGGCCGACCAGCGACGGGTTCAGCAAAGTCTGTACGGCGTTTTGGGCTATCTCCTCCACCGGGGGGCTACCCCTCAAACCCTCACCCTAGAGCCTTGGGGTTCCTGGGTTGGGCTAACGATCCGAGCAGAGGCCCCGGATGCCGACGTTCCGGCATCCATCCCCTGGACTGTCACCCTGGGGGTCGAGGTAGATAGTTTAGAGACGTTGGGGTTGGCCCTGGCCCGTCGCCTTTGCCAGCAGCAGGGCGGCGACCTGGTGGGGTTCTGCTCTCCCCTCGATGGCTACCACATTACCCTCCTGTTCCCCCCGGATCGATCCCAGGCCGAGGCAAGGGCAGGGGGCGATACCGGACTGGAACACCTTGTCTTGTTGGTCAGCACCAATGGCAACCAAGTCAGGGCCCTCCAGGAATACCGCACCGACCAAACCATTCGGCTGCTGCTGGCTACCGGATGGGAGGAGGCCATGGACTTAGCTCAGCGGCTCACCCCATCCCTAGTGTTGCTAGATCAGCCATCCCTGGTAGATTTGCCGCCGAACCCCCTGGCCATTTTGGCCCAGATGATGCCCCGCCCTGATTCGCTGGTGATGGTGAACAGTGCCGATTCCCTGGCCTTAGCCCTAGCGACCCTGTCCAGACCATCCCCCGTCCGGGAGATAGTCCCGCCGCCTCTCCCAGCCACCCCTACCCCCAGTCCACCCACCCTGCTGATCTTGGCCTACCGAGGTCGATCTTCCCGCGAACCGGGCACCCTCGACACCGACTGGCAGGCTACCCTGCAACGACAGCGCTGCCGTTTGGTGCAGGCCGATGACCTGGTGCAGGCCAGACTACTCTGCCGGGTGTGGCAGCCCCAGGCCATTGTGCTGACGGGCGGCGAGGGCTTCACCACCGAAGACTGGGACTGGGTGGTGCAATGCCCAGAGCTGATGGAGCGGCCCTGGATCACCCTCTCAGCCCTGACTGGCCCTGTTCCGGCTGGGTTAGTGGTGGTGGATGGGGCCCAGATTCTAGCGCCCTCTACGCCGGAAGACCTGGTACATCTGATACAGATGCTTGAGACTACCCAAGGGTAA